The Deltaproteobacteria bacterium genome includes the window GAGCCGTGGTGAGCCGTGGTGAGCCGTGGTGGCCTCACCCCCTGCCCCCTCTCCAGGAACTGGAGAGGGGATGCCCTCTCCGGTGTGCCGGAGCGGGCCGCGCCGCCCCTGGCGGCACCGGGTGAGGCCAGCCCGGACGGATCAGGCCGCCCGGCCCTTCTTCCGGCCGGACTTCGCCGGTTTCCCCTTCGACGCCCCGGCCGGTTTCGCGCCCGGGACGGAGATGGATGACCGGGAAGGCGTTGCCTCCGTCTTTCCGGTCTTCGATTCGGCCTTCGTGTCTGCCTTGGTATCGGCCTTGCCGTCCGCCTTCGATTCGGCCTTTGTGTCTGTTTTTGACCCGGACTCGTCCTTGCTGCCGTCGGAACCTTCGGCCTTGGCCTCGCCGCCGGACTTCTTGTAGTCGGTCACGTACCAGCCGGACCCCTTCAGGTGAAAGGCCGCAGCCGATACCTTGCGGCTGGCCGACCGCTTGCCGCACTCGGGGCACGTGGTCTGGGGCCTTGCCGACACTTTTTCGATCGCGTCCCACTCATGGCCGCACTTGGCGCAAACATATTCATAGATCGGCATGGGAAACGGGCTCCTGCCCGGCTCCTTGAAGGAAACCGCCGGGCGGCGTTCATGTAATGACGGGTGCCCGACCGGTCAAGACGGAACCTGGGGGACTCCCGCCGCTCCGGGGAATCGGCTACAACCGCGCTTCCGGCGGACTGAACGGGACGCCGTTTCC containing:
- a CDS encoding zinc ribbon domain-containing protein yields the protein MPIYEYVCAKCGHEWDAIEKVSARPQTTCPECGKRSASRKVSAAAFHLKGSGWYVTDYKKSGGEAKAEGSDGSKDESGSKTDTKAESKADGKADTKADTKAESKTGKTEATPSRSSISVPGAKPAGASKGKPAKSGRKKGRAA